DNA from Daucus carota subsp. sativus chromosome 1, DH1 v3.0, whole genome shotgun sequence:
GTCGACTCCGGTGGTCTCGATCTGTTGTGCGAGAAATGTTCAAGTTCGTCAAGAAGTTAGGAGCTGTTTGTTGAGATTGGTGGGCTCGATTAATGGGTTGGTGTGTTTTTCTACGCCTACTCTTAGGCCTACTAATGTTGTGATTTGGAACCCTGCTACTCGGAGATTTAGGGATGTGGCGGTGTCGCATTTGAATTATAGTAACCCTTTGAGGATTTATGTGGCTTTTGGGTATGATGGTGTTGGTGATGATTATAAGGTGGTCTGTGTTTATCGGTTTCGGGTTAGGAATAATCCGGAGATGTCGTTTAGGTTTAGGATGTTTTCGTGTAGGGATGGTTGTTGGAAGGATGTAGAGCCGGGGTTCGGGTTTAGTTTGGGGTTTATAGTGGGGTGTGTGATCGTAAAGGGGAATCCTTTTTGGATGGGGTTTTACAAGGATAAAGAGATTTGGCTGACGCTTGATGTTCAAACTGAGGTGATCCGGATGTTTTCTGGGCCGAAGTATGTAAGGGGTGCATCTACTTCGATCTCAATTATGGCTTTAGGTGATAATGCTGCTCAGATTGTGTATTCACCCGGAATTGAATCAAGTCATATGATTCATGTGTATTGtttggaagaaagtagtggtaCGTGGAATTTGATGTACGCCATAGAGTCGATTGGGTTACAGAGGCCTGTACACATGGAATGCTATAAGAATGGCAAGGTTGTTACAAAGGATAGGAACGGCAAGTTGTTCACGTATGACTTGATAAGTAAAGAAATTAAGGATCTTGGGGTTGGAGAAGGCATGGAGGATCATTACATCGCCATTAATTACATCGAAAGTCTTGTTTCCATCGAAAGTATGGAGAAAGTAAGAGAAGAAGCTGCTGAAGAAGCAGGGCAGGAGACTGGACTTGCTTCAAATGATAGGTATCCCGACTTCTCTTAGTATGTGACTCCTAACTTCTCTGATGCATTTGTTTAATTTACTAACACCATAAAATGTCTCCTTTATAACTCAATAATTAACCTGTTggaatttaaaatgaaattgaGTGGCTTAACGtttaatttatttcttttatttttctctaCAATTTGCATATCTTGTGTATACAATTGCTCTTTGGTTGCTTTAAAGTTTGTGgtaaaacttttattttatgttgTAACAAGAATGTGAATTGCATACTTTGTGTGTATAAGAAGAATGTTGTGTTCTTGTCATGTGATGTTGATGCTTCAAAATTGTTTCTCAAAGGGATGCTTCGGATGCTATGATGTCAGTAAGGATAGATGAATCTCTTAAAGATGTATGAGAATCAAGGTTACTGTTGCGGGTAAGTATTTTGGAACTTCTGCAGTGTGATTTATTCTCATTGATCACTAGTCTGTATGATAGTTCTGGCCTCTGGGGGACTAGGTTCGTGTTAATAGTTGACTCTGGCATAAGTTTGTATCAAGTATAATCGAGGCCTGATTTTTTTTTAGTCATGGAACAAGTCACTATATCTATTAACCATTTATTTTGCACTTATAcagttattttttaattatgcaTTTAAGCTAATGCTGGAGCTTGGCCTTGCAGGTTGTTGGCTTTCAATTGAACTGAAGAAGTATACAAGCATGGAGGGACTGAAATGCTGTTTCATGTACAATAGACTATTGTTGTATAATCTTGAAAAAATTGTATTATGTATTACTAGCTGTTTTCTGTATCAGAGACCTCAGCAAGTCTGTtgtgtttctattttttttgactttaaaatacaaattgtGTTGTCTGATACTATCTGAGCTTGATCTTGATTTATGTTTACTTGGTTCTGGTTGGGTTCGAAACAGATATATGGTCATTTTTTATCTTGCCTTTGTATGCATAATACTGGAATGTGGTGCCTTTTCTGGTTTATACTTTGTACATGAACCAATACCAATTCTCTGAAATATATTAAGTTGGATCATGGTTGCAGAAATCAGGAAGTGGAATTAATCGGTTGATTTATCGATTCGGGATTTATCGGAGATTTTTTTGATAAGTCGGAAATTTTTAGTCAAATAGGAGTGTATTCGgtaaatcactaaaaaaagtTTAATGTTTGATCAATATTAATCAGAGATTTAAATAAATTGAATATCTTTAAACACCGGGCTggatttatattgttttttctcaTTAGCTTGTGATTCGATGCAGTTGGTTGGTTGATACTTTCAATTTAGACACCAAAACTTGGATTAGCTTCGATGCAGTTGGTTGGTTGATACTTTTAATTTAGACACCAAAACTTGGATTAGCTTTTACTTGCTCTGGTGGTGGTTCGGTTGATACTTTCAATTTAGACACCAAAATTTGGAGTAGCTTTTGCTTGCTCTGGTGGTTGTTCGGAGGAGAATAATATGAGAATATGATactatgaaaatataaaaacagaACAGAGATCGTAAAGCATCTATGAAGCATCTAGTTTTTGTTATCCACATGTAAACAAGTTGAACAAAGTGATGGTCACATAAGATTAGATACAGAGATAAACTGACTTAGTATGTTACTTTTCTTTTAACAAATTTTGACCATAGGATTTTTAGATGTGTTCAACttgaaattaaacaaaaaaaaaggaaaaaacttAGCTGACCTTTTTGTTTACAATATTGAGACATTATCATAGGACAAAATATCATAGAGGTAATCAGAATTAATCGGTTGATGTACTACTTGTTCAGAATTTGTCgggaatttattaaaaaaatagataaatagagaatttttaatcaaatcagaatgtaattaataaattaactaaatataaaaattaattaaaaaaaattcaataaatcaaaattttagtaACATAATCCTCATCACCGTTgtcttgtttttataaaatgacAATGACATTTTCTGTATTATATGTAAAATGCTAGGATAAGTATTTTATTTAGAGAAGGGAGGGAGAAGAACAACAGTGAAAGAGATAGGAAAATTGTGGCAAAGATTATTACTATTACATGTTCTTCTTGGGAAACTTCTTTACACTTCTCCCAATGCAATAAAACAAGAGTGGTTTCCCATTTTCTTGGAGAAGAACAACATAATCTTGTATCCCCAGCTTTATCAAATCCTTGGTTTTCTCACAAATTTCTTCTAGGTAAGCAATTATTATTTGTTCACCATAAAGTTTCAATCTTTGTTGAATAAATCTGTGTTGAATTAAAGATTTTATATGGGTTTTGTGTACTTGTGATTCTTGGTGGTGTTTTCTGATTCTTGCTGTTGTTTTGTGATTCTTGATAAGTTGGTCTGTGCTTTTATTTGATGTGTTGTTTGAATGATGTATTATTTGATAGTTTAGTATTTTACTAGATGATAAGGCTTGACTGTGCCTTGAGAATGCTTGTGTCTaagaatttatgtatatatttattaccgTGTACTTTTGATCTTTGTGTGGTATATCTCGATCGAATGGGTATAATGTGTATAATCATCAGGTGGCATTATTAAAGAGTATTAGGTGTTAGTGAACCATCCAGATAAATGATGAAGGATGAGAAAAGCACAATGCAAGACTTCTGTGCTTAGGCCCTGACATAGAACTGGTTTTTGGTAGATTATATATTTCTCAGGCCATTTAGAGAATTGTTTTTTGAACTCGTAGGCAAGTTCGTGAAGCAAACAGCAGTTAAAACATCAACACCGTCTTGCTGATGTACAAGTCATTATTAAAGTTTTCAGGTCGAGtatttttgaagttggaaatgcGGGAAAACAAATGGtagtacaatatatatatgcaccAGATTATGTTGGAATTACAGCCTTTTTATGGTATTTAAAATCAGGAGAGCTCACAATGAAGTCTTTTACAGACTAATACTGCTGATAAAGTAAACTTGACCTATGAGTTGTCTTAGGTTGGTCTGCTCTTCATCATGTAGTCTCCACTCTGAAAATCCTTTAAAAAATGAGGGTACTCTGTGACTGTTAAAACTTTACAAGCACTGCTCAGACAATGCACAGGTATTGGTGCGTGATGACATGACCATTTGGAGTATGTGCACACACAGTAGCTGTCAAATTGTAAATGTATATACTGAATGGTGAATACCTGCATAATGTTTAGACAcataacataattaaaaaaaactatgaCTCTTACCAAATTGTATATGTACGTAAAACTTATgttattgattataaatatatattagtacAATAAACTAATATCCTAATACTATACTTGACCATTATTGTCCTTAAGGTCCCAGATGTGTGTAATATATTGAACTGAGGTGCTGTTTTCTGGCTTTCTGCAACTTTTTTATTGTTGCATCTTTGTTTTCCTATcgaaacatatattaaaatctgGTATAGTTAAACTTATATCCTTAAGGAATATTCTATGGTCATTGCAGCTATGCAGAGTCAACTAGTGTGCAGGGGATGTAGGACGATGCTTCTGTACCCACAAGGAGCAGCAAATGTTTGTTGTGCAGTGTGCAGCGTAGTTACTACCGTACCTCCTCCAGGTATCCCCTATACTGTATTTCCTgactataatattaattatcataAGTTTACTGCCTCTGGCCTCTGAAACATATGTTTATAAATCTCTTCGTATTGATATAATGAAGGAAAAACCTGTACTTGACTCGGAATTCGGAAATATATGTTAGGAGCCCGTTTCTGTTCTGTATAGATACGCGTTAACACACTCAAAATACAGGAAGGGTGCTAAAGAGTAGGAATTGCAATGTTTGGGTTTAATATAAAGCTAATTACAGAGGCATACACAATTATAATGTAGCATACTAACTGAAGGATGCCCTTAGTGGCAAGGCATCCTCCCATCTCAGGGGATGTAAAGGGTTCAAATCATTTATATGGGTGTGTGAGTCTAACTTATCAAAATTGATAGTGGTGTAGCACTACTACAAGTACAAGGTAAGTTGATAATCTTTCTCGAGTCTTGAGTCTGTTGatgagcacttagaaatttAACGTGTTCTCCCCTTGTATAAGTTGTGCACGCAATGTGTATACATATTGCATACTACATTACTACTCATATATGCAACAAATTGAATATTCAATTTTACTGAACTACCTGTATTGTATAATTGTAAAACCTGAAGGAATGGATATGTCCCAACTAATATGTGGAGGTTGCCGTACATTGCTGATGTATACTCGTGGAGCTTCAAGTGTGAGATGCTCGTGCTGTCACACCGTGAGCCTTGTGCCAGGTAAAGAAAAATTTAGTCTAGTTTGCAAGAGTTATAGGAGTATAATTTAAGTACCATAATTAGAAGACGAGGCTCTATTGAGCATGATTAAAAGACAAGAGTCTGTTCAGCAGAAGATATAAATGTTTACACTTGCACCAATAGCACTTCTGATACTGGATATGTGTGATCTCTATTAATAATAGTGTGTGTGGGAGGCAGGGAAATTATGTCTTATCttattattcaaagaaaaattcttgtctttttctttggagTTACACTATCGGCTGTTCCTGAAATTCTAAAACACTGTTCCTTTATTCACTTTCTGTTCTGCTCATACTCGATATATGTTTGTGTtcatttattcatatttattgtACTAACTAATTGCTTTGGTTTTATATGTGCTGTCAATTTGTCAATAAACAGCACCAAACCACCAAGTTGC
Protein-coding regions in this window:
- the LOC108210041 gene encoding F-box protein CPR1-like gives rise to the protein MSTGVLPVDLLEEIFSKLPVKSLISLTIICKSWLALISSQSFAKTHLFKYPLDPSSHLLLLHRPCRETITISELNFSGLPRIVETPIPESEPPPIQAPSTPVVSICCARNVQVRQEVRSCLLRLVGSINGLVCFSTPTLRPTNVVIWNPATRRFRDVAVSHLNYSNPLRIYVAFGYDGVGDDYKVVCVYRFRVRNNPEMSFRFRMFSCRDGCWKDVEPGFGFSLGFIVGCVIVKGNPFWMGFYKDKEIWLTLDVQTEVIRMFSGPKYVRGASTSISIMALGDNAAQIVYSPGIESSHMIHVYCLEESSGTWNLMYAIESIGLQRPVHMECYKNGKVVTKDRNGKLFTYDLISKEIKDLGVGEGMEDHYIAINYIESLVSIESMEKVREEAAEEAGQETGLASNDRDASDAMMSVRIDESLKDV